Proteins encoded by one window of Nocardioides euryhalodurans:
- the trpS gene encoding tryptophan--tRNA ligase, whose translation MTTLSLLTPSGRLTLGNLLGALRPMAERQDDAYYGISDLHAMTTPHDPGPLRARTAEMSTLLLAAGLGQSTLFRQSRVPTHTALSYLLECTAHTGELNRMIQFKEKGRGRDSTRVSLYTYPVLMAADILLYRPTQVPVGDDQRQHIELTRDLALRFNRTYGEVFTVPEIVTPAAGARVMDLAEPTRKMSKSVEGAGSVLLLDPPDVVRRKLARAVTDSDTGPDAVRADREAKPGVTNLLDILTACGGSPAGLTTYGALKAAVTDAVVAVLEPLQQRYRDLAADPAYVDGVLARGEERCLEVSTPVLDAAREAVGL comes from the coding sequence ATGACCACCCTCTCCCTGCTCACCCCGTCCGGGCGGCTCACCCTCGGCAACCTGCTCGGCGCGCTGCGCCCGATGGCCGAGCGGCAGGACGACGCCTACTACGGCATCTCCGACCTGCACGCGATGACCACGCCGCACGACCCGGGCCCGCTGCGGGCGCGCACCGCCGAGATGTCGACGCTGCTGCTCGCGGCCGGTCTCGGGCAGAGCACCTTGTTCCGGCAGAGCCGGGTGCCGACACACACTGCCCTCTCCTACCTGCTGGAGTGCACCGCCCACACCGGCGAGCTCAACCGGATGATCCAGTTCAAGGAGAAGGGCCGCGGCCGCGACTCCACCCGCGTCTCGCTCTACACCTACCCGGTCCTGATGGCAGCCGACATCCTGCTCTACCGACCCACGCAGGTGCCGGTGGGCGACGACCAGCGCCAGCACATCGAGCTCACCCGTGACCTCGCGCTCCGCTTCAACCGGACCTACGGCGAGGTGTTCACCGTGCCGGAGATCGTCACGCCCGCGGCGGGGGCGCGGGTCATGGACCTCGCCGAGCCGACCCGCAAGATGAGCAAGTCGGTCGAAGGGGCCGGGTCGGTCCTGCTGCTCGACCCGCCCGACGTCGTACGCCGCAAGCTGGCGCGTGCGGTCACCGACTCCGACACCGGCCCGGACGCCGTGCGCGCCGACCGGGAGGCCAAGCCCGGGGTGACCAACCTGCTCGACATCCTGACCGCCTGCGGCGGGTCACCCGCCGGCCTGACCACGTACGGCGCGCTCAAGGCGGCCGTGACCGACGCGGTGGTGGCCGTGCTCGAGCCGCTGCAGCAGCGCTACCGTGACCTCGCCGCCGACCCCGCGTACGTCGACGGCGTGCTCGCCCGGGGCGAGGAGCGGTGCCTCGAGGTCAGCACGCCCGTGCTCGACGCGGCCCGCGAGGCCGTCGGGTTGTGA
- the proC gene encoding pyrroline-5-carboxylate reductase yields MGETLLSGLVRAGRRVDHLLVGEKRPERARELEERYGVAVVSNAEASRRADTVAIVVKPQDMGDLLDEIAGELRPGQLVVSLAAGITTAFIESRVPDGVAVVRVMPNTPALVDEGMAAISPGSHCDEQHLAEAEALMSSVGKVVRVPERQQDAVTAISGSGPAYIYFVVESMIEAGVHLGLPRATATDLVVQTVFGSATMLRETGSHPVVLREQVTSPGGTTAAALRELETHKVRAAFLAAMEAARDRSRALAEGS; encoded by the coding sequence ATGGGGGAGACCCTGCTCTCCGGCCTGGTGCGGGCCGGTCGCCGCGTCGACCACCTGCTGGTCGGCGAGAAGCGGCCCGAGCGGGCGCGCGAGCTCGAGGAGCGCTACGGCGTGGCGGTGGTCTCCAACGCCGAGGCCAGCCGCCGGGCCGACACGGTCGCGATCGTCGTCAAGCCGCAGGACATGGGCGACCTGCTCGACGAGATCGCGGGCGAGCTGCGCCCCGGGCAGCTCGTGGTCTCCCTCGCCGCCGGCATCACCACCGCCTTCATCGAGTCGCGCGTGCCCGACGGCGTCGCCGTCGTCCGGGTCATGCCCAACACGCCGGCGCTGGTCGACGAGGGGATGGCGGCGATCTCGCCCGGCTCCCACTGCGACGAGCAGCACCTCGCCGAGGCGGAGGCGCTGATGTCGTCGGTCGGCAAGGTGGTCCGCGTCCCCGAGCGGCAGCAGGACGCGGTCACGGCGATCTCCGGGTCCGGGCCGGCCTACATCTACTTCGTGGTCGAGTCGATGATCGAGGCCGGCGTGCACCTCGGGCTGCCGCGGGCCACCGCGACGGACCTGGTCGTGCAGACCGTCTTCGGGTCCGCGACGATGCTCCGCGAGACCGGCTCGCACCCCGTGGTGCTGCGGGAGCAGGTCACCTCGCCCGGCGGCACCACCGCGGCCGCGCTGCGCGAGCTCGAGACCCACAAGGTCCGGGCCGCGTTCCTCGCGGCCATGGAGGCCGCCCGCGACCGTTCCCGCGCGCTCGCCGAGGGCTCCTGA
- a CDS encoding proline dehydrogenase family protein — MSLLRQPLLMLSRSRHVQELVSTMPVSSGIVHSYVPGETTDAAVTASEELVAGGMWVTLDFLGEDTLDVEQAEATVAAYVELLGELAHRGLARRAEVSVKLSAVGQALPDSVAGGGHKIALENARTICRAARNAGTTVTLDMEDHTTTDSTLAILRELRKDFPETGAVLQAALHRTEADCRALAHEGSRVRLCKGAYLEPEEVAFQDRIDVDRSYVRCLKVLLAGQGYPMIATHDPRMIEIAGSLASRYGRERGTYEFQMLYGIRPLEQQRLAESGETMRVYLPYGTEWYGYLMRRLAERPANLSFFVKSLVSKK; from the coding sequence ATGTCCCTGCTCCGCCAACCACTCCTGATGCTGTCCCGCAGCCGCCACGTCCAGGAGCTCGTCAGCACCATGCCGGTCTCCTCCGGGATCGTCCACTCCTACGTCCCCGGCGAGACCACCGACGCGGCCGTGACCGCGTCCGAGGAGCTCGTCGCCGGCGGCATGTGGGTCACCCTCGACTTCCTGGGCGAGGACACCCTCGACGTGGAGCAGGCCGAGGCCACCGTGGCGGCGTACGTCGAGCTCCTCGGCGAGCTCGCCCACCGCGGGCTGGCCCGCCGGGCCGAGGTGTCGGTCAAGCTCAGCGCGGTCGGCCAGGCGTTGCCCGACTCGGTCGCCGGCGGCGGCCACAAGATCGCGCTCGAGAACGCCCGCACGATCTGCCGCGCCGCCCGCAACGCCGGCACCACGGTGACCCTCGACATGGAGGACCACACCACCACCGACTCGACGCTGGCGATCCTCCGCGAGCTGCGCAAGGACTTCCCCGAGACGGGCGCGGTGCTGCAGGCCGCCCTCCACCGCACCGAGGCCGACTGCCGGGCACTGGCCCACGAGGGCTCGCGGGTCCGGCTCTGCAAGGGCGCCTACCTCGAGCCCGAGGAGGTCGCCTTCCAGGACCGGATCGACGTCGACCGCTCCTACGTCCGCTGCCTCAAGGTGCTGCTGGCCGGGCAGGGCTACCCCATGATCGCGACGCACGACCCGCGGATGATCGAGATCGCCGGGTCGCTCGCCAGCCGCTACGGCCGCGAGCGCGGGACCTACGAGTTCCAGATGCTCTACGGCATCCGGCCCCTCGAGCAGCAGCGGCTGGCCGAGTCGGGCGAGACGATGCGTGTCTACCTGCCCTACGGGACCGAGTGGTACGGCTACCTCATGAGACGTCTCGCGGAGCGTCCGGCCAACCTGTCATTCTTCGTGAAGTCCTTGGTCTCCAAGAAGTAG
- a CDS encoding inositol monophosphatase family protein, translated as MTTTDVDVAIAAARAGAAEAAAGYRTPVERHGKDGIDFATEADLASERAVRAVLRDHRPDDAVVGEEYGAEGAGDRTWLVDPICGTLNFAAGIPLLAVNVALREGEHVRVAAVADPVAGDVLVTDGERAWAESDPATALSAGTDNRLVEVDLTSLRTRRLLELPAFAERYAPRGAATSLAVAWVAAGRFAAYVADGDVSQSVHYAAGLALCRSTGCVVTDLEGGPVSSGQGLLVAATGDAHADLLALLARA; from the coding sequence GTGACCACCACGGACGTCGACGTCGCGATCGCAGCCGCCCGTGCGGGTGCCGCTGAGGCCGCGGCGGGCTACCGCACCCCGGTCGAGCGCCACGGCAAGGACGGGATCGACTTCGCCACCGAGGCCGACCTCGCCTCCGAACGTGCCGTCCGCGCCGTCCTGCGGGACCACCGGCCCGACGACGCGGTCGTCGGGGAGGAGTACGGCGCCGAGGGTGCCGGCGACCGCACCTGGCTGGTGGACCCCATCTGCGGGACCCTCAACTTCGCCGCCGGCATCCCGCTGCTGGCCGTCAACGTGGCGCTGCGCGAGGGTGAGCACGTACGGGTCGCGGCCGTCGCCGACCCGGTCGCCGGGGACGTCCTCGTCACCGACGGCGAGCGCGCCTGGGCCGAGTCGGACCCCGCGACCGCCCTCTCGGCCGGGACGGACAACCGGCTGGTCGAGGTCGACCTGACCTCGCTGCGCACGCGACGGCTGCTCGAGCTGCCGGCCTTCGCCGAGCGATACGCGCCGCGCGGGGCGGCCACCTCGCTGGCGGTGGCGTGGGTCGCGGCCGGCCGGTTCGCGGCGTACGTCGCCGACGGCGACGTCAGCCAGAGCGTCCACTACGCGGCGGGGCTGGCGCTGTGCCGCTCGACCGGGTGCGTGGTGACCGACCTCGAGGGCGGCCCGGTGTCGAGCGGCCAGGGGCTGCTCGTGGCAGCCACCGGCGACGCCCACGCCGACCTGCTGGCCCTGCTGGCGCGGGCCTGA
- a CDS encoding ABC transporter permease has protein sequence MSTRVLLAVNGRVLAQLRRDHRTVAMLLLVPCLLMTLLWWMFDELPGATFDQLGPGLLAMFPFIIMFLVTSVTTLRERSSGTLERLLAMPMGKLDFLGGYALAFGLVAALQSVLAVGLSVVLLDLDVAGPVWLLTVVAVADAVLGTALGLFVSAFARTEFQAVQFMPVVVIPQILLCGLFVPRDALPDVLGAISDVLPLSYAVDAMQTLTTTTGTAEVWPDLAVVVGFALAGLALGAATLRRRTP, from the coding sequence ATGAGCACCCGGGTGCTGCTCGCCGTCAACGGCCGGGTGCTCGCCCAGCTGCGGCGCGACCACCGCACCGTCGCGATGCTGCTGCTGGTGCCGTGCCTGCTGATGACCCTCCTCTGGTGGATGTTCGACGAGCTTCCGGGTGCGACCTTCGACCAGCTCGGCCCCGGCCTGCTGGCGATGTTCCCGTTCATCATCATGTTCCTGGTGACCAGCGTGACCACGCTGAGGGAACGCTCCTCCGGCACGCTCGAGCGGCTGCTGGCGATGCCGATGGGCAAGCTCGACTTCCTCGGCGGCTACGCGCTCGCCTTCGGGTTGGTCGCCGCGCTCCAGTCGGTCCTCGCCGTCGGGCTGAGCGTCGTCCTCCTCGACCTCGACGTCGCCGGACCGGTGTGGCTGCTGACCGTGGTGGCCGTGGCCGACGCCGTGCTGGGGACGGCCCTGGGGCTGTTCGTCAGCGCCTTCGCCCGCACCGAGTTCCAGGCGGTGCAGTTCATGCCGGTCGTGGTGATCCCGCAGATCCTGCTCTGCGGGCTCTTCGTGCCCCGCGACGCGCTCCCCGACGTGCTGGGCGCGATCAGCGACGTGCTGCCGCTGTCCTACGCCGTCGACGCGATGCAGACCCTCACGACCACGACCGGGACCGCCGAGGTCTGGCCGGACCTGGCGGTGGTGGTCGGGTTCGCGCTGGCCGGGCTCGCCCTCGGCGCGGCCACGCTGCGCCGGCGTACGCCCTGA
- a CDS encoding ABC transporter ATP-binding protein, which produces MMNNSVEIRGLTVVRGTRTVLRDLDLAVGGGVTGLLGPSGCGKTTLLRCLVGVQQVKGGSVRVFGEEAGSPVLRPRTGYVTQAASVYDDLTVAENLRFFGRVLGADAARADTVLEQVDLADHGDQVVSRLSGGQRSRASLAVALLGEPDLLVLDEPTVGLDPVLRRDLWQLFHRLADAGAAVIVSSHVMDEAERCDRLLLMREGEIIADGTPDAIRERTGTDDIEQAFLRIVEPAA; this is translated from the coding sequence ATGATGAATAACTCCGTGGAGATCCGCGGGCTCACGGTCGTCCGCGGCACGCGCACGGTGCTGCGCGACCTCGACCTGGCCGTGGGCGGTGGCGTGACCGGGCTGCTCGGTCCCAGCGGCTGCGGCAAGACGACGTTGCTGCGATGCCTCGTGGGCGTCCAGCAGGTCAAGGGCGGGTCGGTGAGGGTCTTCGGCGAGGAGGCGGGCAGCCCGGTGCTCCGCCCCCGGACCGGCTACGTCACCCAGGCCGCCAGCGTCTACGACGACCTGACGGTCGCGGAGAACCTCCGCTTCTTCGGTCGCGTGCTCGGCGCCGATGCCGCGCGCGCCGACACGGTGCTGGAGCAGGTGGACCTCGCCGACCACGGCGACCAGGTGGTGAGCCGGCTCAGCGGTGGCCAGCGGTCCCGGGCGAGCCTGGCCGTCGCGCTGCTCGGGGAGCCGGACCTGCTCGTGCTCGACGAGCCGACCGTCGGCCTCGACCCGGTGCTGAGGCGCGACCTGTGGCAGCTGTTCCACCGGCTCGCCGACGCCGGTGCCGCGGTGATCGTCTCGAGCCACGTCATGGACGAGGCCGAGCGCTGCGACCGGCTGCTGCTCATGCGCGAGGGCGAGATCATCGCCGACGGCACACCCGACGCGATCCGCGAGCGCACCGGGACCGACGACATCGAGCAGGCCTTCCTGCGGATCGTGGAGCCGGCGGCATGA
- a CDS encoding TetR family transcriptional regulator, which translates to MSGTARGRRPGAPDTRAAILASARTRFAERGFAGTTIRAVAGDAGVDAALVHHYFGTKDDLFMAAMQLPVDPREVIAPVVAQGPDGAAERFLVAFLGVWEDPELQPTLVAFARGLMDPDASRLLSEGFLPVVLQPVGVALGLERPERRMTLVASQVIGLILLRYVLRVEPLASLSRDELVATYAPTLQRYLTGPLP; encoded by the coding sequence GTGAGCGGTACCGCCCGCGGGCGGCGACCGGGGGCCCCCGACACCAGGGCGGCCATCCTCGCGTCGGCGCGGACCCGGTTCGCCGAGCGCGGGTTCGCAGGGACGACGATCCGTGCGGTGGCCGGCGACGCCGGCGTGGACGCGGCGCTGGTGCACCACTACTTCGGCACCAAGGACGACCTCTTCATGGCCGCCATGCAGCTGCCGGTGGACCCGCGCGAGGTGATCGCGCCCGTCGTGGCCCAGGGCCCGGACGGCGCGGCGGAGCGGTTCCTGGTCGCCTTCCTGGGCGTCTGGGAGGACCCCGAGCTGCAGCCGACCCTGGTGGCCTTCGCGCGGGGGCTGATGGACCCCGACGCGTCCCGGCTGCTGTCGGAGGGGTTCCTGCCGGTGGTGCTGCAGCCGGTCGGCGTCGCGCTCGGCCTCGAGCGGCCCGAGCGCCGGATGACGCTGGTGGCGAGCCAGGTGATCGGCCTGATCCTGCTGCGCTACGTGCTGCGGGTCGAGCCGCTCGCCTCCCTGTCACGGGACGAGCTCGTGGCGACGTACGCCCCGACCCTGCAGCGCTACCTCACCGGCCCCTTGCCCTGA
- a CDS encoding sugar phosphate isomerase/epimerase family protein, with product MADRSGRIGLSTASVYPESSAHAFAYAASLGYDAVEVMVGIDALSQQVAAVRQLSEHHQIDVCAIHAPCLLFTQRVWGTEPWGKLERSAEMAAAVGAEVVVVHPPFRWQKEYAAGFVDGIAALEESTGLAFAVENMYPWRASSRRGMEMYLPGWDPSEESYAHTTIDLSHAAIARSDVVEMAVRMGSRLRHVHLTDGSGSAKDEHLVPGRGVMGAADFLRHVADSGFGGDIVVEINTRKAATREQREADLRASLDFARQHFTVGAR from the coding sequence GTGGCTGACCGCTCAGGTCGGATCGGACTGTCCACGGCGTCGGTCTATCCCGAGTCCTCCGCCCACGCCTTCGCCTACGCCGCGTCGCTGGGCTACGACGCCGTCGAGGTGATGGTGGGCATCGACGCCCTCTCGCAGCAGGTCGCGGCGGTGCGCCAGCTCTCCGAGCACCACCAGATCGACGTCTGCGCGATCCACGCGCCCTGCCTGCTCTTCACGCAGCGCGTGTGGGGGACCGAGCCCTGGGGCAAGCTCGAGCGGTCGGCGGAGATGGCGGCCGCGGTGGGTGCCGAGGTGGTCGTGGTGCACCCGCCCTTCCGCTGGCAGAAGGAGTACGCCGCCGGCTTCGTCGACGGCATCGCCGCCCTCGAGGAGTCGACCGGCCTGGCCTTCGCGGTCGAGAACATGTATCCGTGGCGGGCGTCCTCGCGCCGCGGCATGGAGATGTACCTGCCGGGCTGGGACCCCTCCGAGGAGTCGTACGCGCACACCACCATCGACCTCTCCCACGCCGCGATCGCGCGCTCGGACGTCGTCGAGATGGCGGTCCGCATGGGCTCACGGCTGCGTCACGTCCACCTCACCGACGGCAGCGGCTCCGCCAAGGACGAGCACCTCGTGCCGGGCCGCGGTGTGATGGGGGCAGCCGACTTCCTGCGCCACGTCGCGGACTCCGGCTTCGGCGGCGACATCGTGGTCGAGATCAACACCCGGAAGGCCGCCACCCGCGAGCAGCGTGAGGCCGACCTGCGGGCCTCGCTCGACTTCGCGCGGCAGCACTTCACCGTGGGGGCCCGGTGA
- a CDS encoding Ppx/GppA phosphatase family protein, with translation MRLGVLDIGSNTGHLLVVDAHVGAAPLPAYSHKEPLRLAEHLDESGAVTDRGIDALADFVASALVVAEDKGCEDMLPFATSAVRDATNSDDVLQAVRDRTGVEIGVLPGEDEARLTFLAVRRWFGWSSGRLAVFDIGGGSLEIAAGANEWPDVAWSMPLGAARLAREHLADDRSEESIRTLRRKIRADIARDAGNLLRSGAPDQAVATSKTFRSLARICGAPPSGDGPLVPRVLPCEAMTEWIPKLAAMSDEELGELPGVSPSRTHQILPGALVAVGIMDIFDLPELEICPWALREGVILERIDAIRSAGG, from the coding sequence ATGCGCCTGGGCGTGCTCGACATCGGATCCAACACCGGTCACCTGCTGGTGGTGGACGCCCACGTGGGCGCCGCCCCGCTCCCGGCGTACTCCCACAAGGAGCCGCTGCGGCTGGCCGAGCACCTCGACGAGTCCGGGGCGGTGACCGACCGGGGCATCGACGCGCTGGCCGACTTCGTCGCCTCCGCGCTGGTCGTCGCGGAGGACAAGGGCTGCGAGGACATGCTGCCCTTCGCCACCTCCGCCGTCCGCGACGCCACGAACTCCGACGACGTGCTGCAGGCGGTCCGCGACCGCACCGGCGTCGAGATCGGGGTGCTGCCCGGCGAGGACGAGGCCCGGTTGACCTTCCTCGCCGTACGCCGGTGGTTCGGCTGGTCCTCGGGCCGGCTGGCCGTCTTCGACATCGGTGGCGGGTCGCTCGAGATCGCGGCGGGCGCCAACGAGTGGCCCGACGTCGCCTGGTCGATGCCGCTCGGCGCCGCCCGCCTCGCGCGCGAGCACCTCGCCGACGACCGCTCCGAGGAGTCGATCCGGACGCTGCGCAGGAAGATCCGGGCCGACATCGCCCGTGACGCGGGCAACCTGCTCCGCTCCGGTGCGCCCGACCAGGCGGTGGCGACGTCCAAGACCTTCCGCTCGCTCGCACGCATCTGCGGAGCCCCGCCCTCGGGCGACGGGCCGCTGGTGCCGCGGGTGCTGCCGTGCGAGGCGATGACGGAGTGGATCCCCAAGCTCGCGGCGATGAGCGACGAGGAGCTCGGCGAGCTCCCGGGCGTCTCCCCGAGCCGCACCCACCAGATCCTCCCGGGCGCCCTGGTCGCTGTCGGGATCATGGACATCTTCGACCTCCCCGAGCTCGAGATCTGCCCGTGGGCGCTGCGGGAGGGCGTCATCCTCGAGCGGATCGACGCGATCCGGTCGGCCGGTGGCTGA
- a CDS encoding VOC family protein: MRLDHLSFAAGPDGLASTAQRLGGLLGTDFLDGGVHPRFGTRNMILPLSGGTYLEVVEVLDHPASDKAPFGQAVRARSQLGGGWLGWVVAVDDIAAVETRLGREAAKGNRKRPDGTELLWQQIGINGLIADPQLPFFIHWESPAEMHPSAGAAGDFTLACLEIAGDPQRVSEWLGETVEAPLEDVKVEWVAPNGTPGIIAAQVQTPNGLVRI, from the coding sequence ATGCGCTTGGACCATCTCTCTTTCGCAGCCGGACCTGATGGCCTTGCCAGCACTGCCCAGCGACTCGGGGGACTGCTCGGCACGGACTTCCTCGACGGCGGGGTGCACCCGCGGTTCGGCACCCGCAACATGATCCTTCCGTTGTCCGGGGGGACCTACCTGGAGGTCGTCGAGGTGCTCGACCACCCGGCCTCCGACAAGGCGCCCTTCGGCCAGGCCGTGCGTGCCCGCTCCCAGCTCGGGGGCGGCTGGCTCGGCTGGGTCGTGGCGGTCGACGACATCGCCGCGGTCGAGACCCGGCTCGGGCGCGAGGCCGCCAAGGGCAACCGCAAGCGACCCGACGGCACCGAGCTGCTCTGGCAGCAGATCGGTATCAACGGTCTCATCGCAGACCCGCAGCTGCCCTTCTTCATCCACTGGGAGAGCCCTGCGGAGATGCACCCGAGCGCCGGGGCGGCGGGCGACTTCACGCTCGCCTGCCTCGAGATCGCCGGCGACCCGCAGCGGGTCTCGGAGTGGCTCGGCGAGACCGTCGAGGCGCCCCTGGAGGACGTGAAGGTCGAGTGGGTGGCCCCCAACGGCACCCCCGGCATCATCGCCGCCCAGGTGCAGACCCCGAACGGCCTGGTCCGGATCTGA
- a CDS encoding class I SAM-dependent methyltransferase — MSGIPAGARPSPNIWHHTATYELENRAVDPDGLLEAAMRRLADWSGRTVLDLGCGTGFHLPRFAEDAAAVVGVEPHPGLAAIARRRTRRLGNVAVREGLAQSLPVPDASVDVVHARWAYFFGPGCEPGLAELDRVVRRGGTAFVIDNDPTRSTFGAWFRRGYPEVDPVAVERFWSGRGWERHPLEIRWEFGSREDLEAVVGIELPTAVATDVLATHEGTSVDYAVNLWVRGF, encoded by the coding sequence GTGAGCGGGATCCCCGCGGGCGCTCGACCGAGCCCGAACATCTGGCACCACACCGCGACGTACGAGCTCGAGAACCGGGCCGTCGACCCCGACGGCCTGCTCGAGGCCGCCATGCGCCGGCTCGCCGACTGGTCCGGTCGGACGGTGCTCGACCTCGGCTGCGGCACCGGCTTCCACCTCCCCCGCTTCGCCGAGGACGCGGCCGCGGTCGTCGGGGTGGAGCCGCATCCCGGCCTGGCGGCGATCGCGCGCCGACGTACGCGTCGGCTCGGCAACGTGGCGGTCCGCGAGGGCCTCGCGCAGTCCCTCCCGGTCCCGGACGCGTCCGTGGACGTGGTGCACGCCCGGTGGGCCTACTTCTTCGGTCCCGGCTGCGAGCCCGGACTGGCCGAGCTCGACCGCGTCGTACGCCGTGGCGGCACCGCGTTCGTCATCGACAACGACCCCACCCGCTCCACCTTCGGCGCGTGGTTCCGGCGGGGCTACCCCGAGGTGGACCCGGTCGCGGTGGAGCGCTTCTGGTCGGGCCGCGGCTGGGAGAGACACCCGCTCGAGATCCGCTGGGAGTTCGGGTCCCGCGAGGACCTCGAGGCCGTGGTCGGCATCGAGCTGCCGACCGCGGTGGCCACCGACGTCCTGGCCACGCACGAGGGGACCTCGGTCGACTACGCCGTGAACCTGTGGGTGCGAGGCTTCTAG
- a CDS encoding LacI family DNA-binding transcriptional regulator encodes MSRTPGRVPALPPTLADVAEVAGVSRQTVSNAVNNPDLLRADTLQRVQEAIDSLGYSPNRAARNLRTRTSHLIGLRFAPAQEGTANALMDRFVHSLVETSSAAGYHVLLFPGDPQDPTTGYDDLLRSTAVDAFVATDTYLGNPQAAWLESRRAPFVAFGRPWDNPGAGHPWVDVDGAAGTQVATEHLLSRGHERIAWIGWRKDQVIGEDRRSGWTRTMRSHGLATTGLASRSDDTVASGREAAAVLLDEAGPTGFVCASDTLALGVMHTLADRGMVPGRDVAVVGFDDSQVAQVVPPGLTSVRQPLEEVAVEIVRALEGLLGHPPERAEGVLLAPELVVRGTS; translated from the coding sequence ATGTCGCGCACACCGGGGCGGGTGCCTGCGCTGCCACCGACGTTGGCCGACGTGGCCGAGGTCGCCGGCGTGTCACGCCAGACCGTGTCCAACGCGGTCAACAACCCCGACCTCCTGCGCGCCGACACGCTGCAGCGGGTGCAGGAGGCGATCGACTCGCTGGGCTACTCGCCCAACCGGGCCGCCCGCAACCTCCGTACGCGCACCAGCCACCTGATCGGGCTGCGCTTCGCCCCCGCCCAGGAGGGCACGGCGAACGCCCTGATGGACCGGTTCGTCCACTCCCTGGTCGAGACCTCGAGTGCCGCCGGCTACCACGTGCTGCTCTTCCCGGGCGACCCGCAGGACCCGACGACGGGCTACGACGACCTGTTGCGCTCCACCGCCGTCGACGCCTTCGTGGCGACCGACACCTACCTCGGCAACCCGCAGGCGGCGTGGCTGGAGTCGCGCCGGGCCCCGTTCGTCGCGTTCGGCCGTCCCTGGGACAACCCCGGCGCCGGCCACCCCTGGGTCGACGTCGACGGCGCCGCCGGCACCCAGGTCGCGACCGAGCACCTGCTCTCGCGGGGCCACGAGCGGATCGCGTGGATCGGGTGGCGCAAGGACCAGGTGATCGGCGAGGACCGCCGGAGCGGGTGGACCCGCACCATGCGCTCCCACGGCCTGGCCACCACCGGCCTCGCCTCGCGCTCCGACGACACGGTCGCCAGCGGCCGGGAGGCGGCCGCCGTGCTGCTCGACGAGGCCGGCCCGACCGGTTTCGTGTGCGCCTCCGACACGCTGGCGCTCGGGGTCATGCACACCCTCGCCGACCGTGGCATGGTCCCCGGCCGCGACGTCGCCGTGGTCGGGTTCGACGACTCCCAGGTCGCCCAGGTCGTGCCCCCGGGCCTGACCTCGGTCCGACAGCCGCTCGAGGAGGTCGCGGTCGAGATCGTCCGTGCGCTCGAGGGCCTGCTCGGCCACCCGCCCGAGCGGGCCGAGGGCGTGCTGCTCGCTCCCGAGCTGGTCGTGCGCGGGACCAGCTGA